One Kushneria konosiri genomic window, AGAGTTGAAGGCCGGTCAGCGACTGCCTACCGAAGCGGCGCTGGGAGAGCGCCATGAGGTTAGCCGTTCGGTGGTTCGTGAAGCCATTTCCATGCTGCGTAACGCCGGTCTTGTCGTTTCAAGGCGGGGCAGCGGCAGCTTTGTGGTCGAGGCGCCTACAGTATCGCTGGTGCAGGCGCTGCCCGGTGGTTCGCTGGCTTCGGTACTGCATCTGCTGGAACTGCGTCGTGCGCTGGAGGGCGAAGCGGCCTTTCACGCGGCCATGCGCTGTTCACGGGCACAGCTTCGGAGATTGCGCAATGCGATGGTGGATATCGATGAGGCCGTGGAAGCCGGCGAATCCGGTGTGGAGCAGGATCTCGCCTTTCATCGTGCCGTCGCCGAGGCCTCAAACAATGAGTACTTCATCACGATTCTGGATTTTTATAACCGGTTCCTGCATCAGGCGATCAGCCTGACCCGAAGCA contains:
- a CDS encoding FadR/GntR family transcriptional regulator yields the protein MVDSTSDKRMSERGPGLAEQMAGVLTRAIHTGELKAGQRLPTEAALGERHEVSRSVVREAISMLRNAGLVVSRRGSGSFVVEAPTVSLVQALPGGSLASVLHLLELRRALEGEAAFHAAMRCSRAQLRRLRNAMVDIDEAVEAGESGVEQDLAFHRAVAEASNNEYFITILDFYNRFLHQAISLTRSNEARRDNFVAEVISEHDAIIEAIASGDGDAARQAAWWHMDQARRRLSDIPESLIEAFEHTREGDRD